The following proteins are co-located in the Amyelois transitella isolate CPQ chromosome W, ilAmyTran1.1, whole genome shotgun sequence genome:
- the LOC132904064 gene encoding tigger transposable element-derived protein 4-like — TNIETVNMASKRKAICVDEKVCVIRAIEKGEKKSDVGRRFKLSQSTVATIWKNKETILQAALEGNSSKKLRKPKFEELDQAMLSWFHKQRQNNVPISGPIVKAKAEKFADQLGIIDFKASEGWLGKFKHRHQITYGKMNGEARDVDTNVTDNWISTVWPTFGKKYSPKDIFNADETGLFFKLTPDKTLKFKGEKCIGGKLSKERITVLVAANMNGTEKRKLLVIGKSKNPRCFKNIKQLPVTYKANKSAWMTSQFFEEEVRKWDAELKTRKILLLVDNCPAHPMISNLRNIELAFFPANTTSILQPMDQSVIKSLKGHYRRKMLMDLIETDGKVSINMLQAVNFISKAWKEVTAATIQHSFRHAGLCSSQTVEMDQFDSEDNLPLSEWISQFNIPDNFNKDLQSYENIDEDVATTDSLTDEQIVDLVLKSKENPNNDDEEDDQVDEAESPLTIQQALDAAKLIETFFLFNQDDCTTYLDMNRIHKIIQNKYWHSKKRQTKLTDYMCK; from the coding sequence ACCAACATTGAAACTGTTAACATGGCCAGTAAAAGAAAAGCGATTTGTGTTGACGAAAAAGTTTGTGTGATACGTGCGATTGAAAAAGGAGAAAAGAAAAGTGACGTTGGAAGACGTTTTAAACTAAGTCAATCTACTGTTGCCACCATTTggaaaaacaaagaaacaattcTGCAGGCGGCGCTGGAAGGAAACTCGTCTAAAAAATTAAGGAAGCCAAAATTCGAAGAATTGGATCAGGCAATGCTGTCGTGGTTTCACAAGCAGCGCCAGAATAATGTACCCATTTCGGGGCCAATTGTAAAAGCCAAGGCTGAAAAGTTTGCCGACCAACTTGGTATAATTGACTTTAAAGCATCTGAAGGTTGGCTCGGAAAATTTAAACACCGTCACCAAATTACGTACGGTAAAATGAACGGAGAGGCGCGGGATGTCGATACGAATGTGACTGACAATTGGATCAGTACAGTGTGGCCTACATTCGGGAAGAAGTACTCACCAAAGGACATTTTTAATGCCGATGAAACTGGCCTTTTTTTCAAGTTAACTCCcgacaaaacattaaaattcaaagggGAAAAGTGTATTGGAGGAAAACTGTCTAAAGAGCGTATTACTGTTCTAGTAGCTGCCAATATGAATggaacagaaaaaagaaagctCTTAGTTATAGGCAAATCAAAAAACCCTCGATGTTTCAAGAACATAAAACAGTTGCCAGTCACGTATAAAGCAAACAAGTCAGCTTGGATGACATCGCAGTTTTTTGAGGAGGAAGTGAGAAAATGGGATGCTGAATTAAAAACACGGAAAATCTTGCTTTTAGTAGACAATTGCCCGGCTCACCCAATGATATCTAATCTTCGAAACATAGAGTTAGCATTTTTCCCTGCTAATACAACCAGTATTTTGCAACCAATGGATCAAAGTGTGATTAAAAGTCTAAAGGGTCACTACAGACGGAAAATGTTGATGGATCTGATCGAAACTGACGGCAAGGTCTCGATTAATATGCTACAAGCAGTGAACTTTATATCAAAAGCCTGGAAAGAGGTAACTGCAGCCACTATCCAACATTCTTTTCGTCATGCTGGGTTATGTAGTAGCCAGACAGTAGAAATGGATCAATTTGATAGTGAAGACAATCTACCGCTGAGTGAATGGATAAGCCAGTTCAACATACCAGACAATTTTAACAAAGATCTACAATCATACGAAAATATAGATGAGGATGTAGCCACAACCGATTCACTTACAGATGAACAAATTGttgatttagttttaaaaagtaagGAAAACCCCAataatgatgatgaagaaGATGATCAAGTGGACGAAGCCGAATCACCACTAACAATTCAACAAGCACTAGATGCTGCTAAGTTGatagaaacattttttttgtttaatcaaGATGATTGCACCACATATCTAGATATGAATAGGATACATAAGATAATACAAAACAAGTACTGGCATAGTAAAAAACGTCAGACAAAGTTAACGGACTACATGTGTAAATAG